A single window of Solanum dulcamara chromosome 5, daSolDulc1.2, whole genome shotgun sequence DNA harbors:
- the LOC129888753 gene encoding type I inositol polyphosphate 5-phosphatase 2-like isoform X1: protein MKTRRGKRSEAFWPSIVMKKWLNIQPKLYDFSEDEVDTETESEDDACSLKDERVHEDHWHRSPGKPTDCQPQTSGKTSTKYSSRHRRGKSETPRVQYINTKEVRVTIGTWNVAGRLPDEDLEIDEWLCMNEPADIYILGFQEVVPLSAGNVLGAENRRPIPKWETIIRRALNRTTVEPEAKLKSYSAPPSPVLRTSPAADIIADVATTTTALDIMAEASMDTTCFSKDNMINLRKNLQLKRIYGIDCDSRLDWPERSLDATPQVLSSTFKLRRVSSSCALAFSNHDVGLDGSKLKRGHQSSGDLGLLWTNQQEEPEVLDALSDGSDQFSDEENDLFEEFTEFEDESSLLKHAVNSHPRYIRIVSKQMVGIYVSIWVRRRLRRHINNLQVSPVGVGLMGYMGNKGSVSVSMSIFQSRLCFVCSHLTSGQKDGADQRRNSDVYEIMRRTHFSSVFDTDADQPQTIPSHDQIFWFGDLNYRINMLDAEVRKLVAKKQWDELLNNDELIKELRSGHVFAGWKEGVINFAPTYKYEINTDRYVGETPREGEKKRSPAWCDRILWLGKGIQQLFYKRAELRLSDHKPVSSIFSIEVEIFDHRKLQRVLNVNTTAVNPEILLDIED from the exons ATGAAAACTAGAAGAGGAAAAAGATCAGag GCATTTTGGCCCTCAATTGTGATGAAGAAATGGTTGAATATTCAGCCTAAACTTTATGATTTTAGTGAAGATGAAGTTGATACTGAAACAGAGAGTGAGGATGATG CTTGTTCACTTAAAGATGAAAGGGTGCATGAAGATCATTGGCATAGATCACCAGGGAAACCTACTGACTGCCAGCCTCAaacttcag gaaagacttcaacCAAGTATTCATCTAGACACAGGAGAGGGAAATCAGAAACTCCGAGAGTTCAGTACATTAATACAAAAGAAGTGAG AGTTACTATAGGAACTTGGAATGTTGCTGGAAGACTTCCAGATGAGGATCTTGAAATTGATGAGTGGCTTTGTATGAATGAACCAGCTGATATATATATCCTTGG CTTCCAAGAGGTGGTTCCTCTAAGTGCTGGAAATGTACTGGGGGCAGAAAATAGAAGGCCAATTCCAAAATGGGAGACGATCATACGCAGAGCGTTAAACAGAACGACAGTGGAACCTGAGGCTAAACTAAAGAGTTACAGTGCTCCACCGTCTCCGGTGTTAAGGACTTCTCCTGCAGCCGATATAATTGCTGATGTGGCAACTACTACTACTGCACTAGATATAATGGCAGAGGCGTCGATGGACACCACGTGCTTCAGTAAAGATAACATGATCAACCTGAGGAAGAACTTGCAATTAAAGAGAATATATGGCATTGATTGTGATAGTCGATTGGATTGGCCTGAACGTTCACTCGATGCAACGCCTCAGGTCCTTTCTTCAACTTTTAAGTTGAGGAGAGTATCAAGCAGCTGTGCTCTTGCTTTTAGCAATCATGATGTTGGATTAGATGGTAGCAAGTTAAAAAGAGGGCACCAAAGCTCCGGAGACTTAGGATTGTTATGGACAAATCAACAAGAGGAACCTGAAGTTCTTGATGCTCTTTCTGATGGCTCTGATCAATTTTCTGACGAGGAAAATGATCTCTTCGAGGAATTCACAGAGTTCGAAGATGAAAGTTCACTTCTAAAACATGCTGTGAATTCACATCCGAGGTATATTCGTATTGTCAGCAAGCAGATGGTTGGGATATATGTATCAATTTGGGTCCGTAGGAGGTTGAGAAGGCACATAAACAACTTGCAAGTCTCCCCCGTCGGAGTTGGTCTTATGGGATACATGGGAAACAAG GGATCTGTTTCTGTGAGCATGTCTATTTTCCAGTCAAGGCTATGCTTTGTTTGTTCACATTTAACTTCTGGTCAAAAGGACGGGGCGGATCAAAGGCGTAACTCTGATGTGTACGAAATTATGAGGCGCACACATTTCTCATCTGTATTCGATACTGATGCAGATCAACCACAAACAATTCCATCTCATGA TCAGATATTCTGGTTCGGGGATTTGAATTATCGAATCAATATGTTGGATGCTGAGGTGCGGAAGCTAGTTGCCAAAAAACAATGGGATGAACTTCTCAACAACGACGAG CTAATCAAAGAACTTCGAAGTGGCCATGTCTTTGCCGGTTGGAAGGAAGGGGTGATTAACTTTGCACCAACATACAAATATGAAATCAACACGGATAGATATGTCGGAGAGACTCCAAGAGAAGGGGAGAAGAAGAGATCTCCGGCTTG GTGTGACCGTATACTGTGGTTAGGGAAAGGTATTCAACAGCTCTTTTACAAGCGAGCCGAGTTAAGACTCTCTGATCACAAGCCTGTAAGTTCAATCTTCTCGATAGAAGTTGAAATATTTGATCACAGAAAGCTCCAGAGAGTCCTCAATGTTAACACTACCGCTGTAAATCCGGAGATCCTGCTAGATATTGAAGA TTAG
- the LOC129888753 gene encoding type I inositol polyphosphate 5-phosphatase 2-like isoform X2 has protein sequence MMLVHLKMKGCMKIIGIDHQGNLLTASLKLQERLQPSIHLDTGEGNQKLREFSTLIQKKVTIGTWNVAGRLPDEDLEIDEWLCMNEPADIYILGFQEVVPLSAGNVLGAENRRPIPKWETIIRRALNRTTVEPEAKLKSYSAPPSPVLRTSPAADIIADVATTTTALDIMAEASMDTTCFSKDNMINLRKNLQLKRIYGIDCDSRLDWPERSLDATPQVLSSTFKLRRVSSSCALAFSNHDVGLDGSKLKRGHQSSGDLGLLWTNQQEEPEVLDALSDGSDQFSDEENDLFEEFTEFEDESSLLKHAVNSHPRYIRIVSKQMVGIYVSIWVRRRLRRHINNLQVSPVGVGLMGYMGNKGSVSVSMSIFQSRLCFVCSHLTSGQKDGADQRRNSDVYEIMRRTHFSSVFDTDADQPQTIPSHDQIFWFGDLNYRINMLDAEVRKLVAKKQWDELLNNDELIKELRSGHVFAGWKEGVINFAPTYKYEINTDRYVGETPREGEKKRSPAWCDRILWLGKGIQQLFYKRAELRLSDHKPVSSIFSIEVEIFDHRKLQRVLNVNTTAVNPEILLDIED, from the exons ATGATG CTTGTTCACTTAAAGATGAAAGGGTGCATGAAGATCATTGGCATAGATCACCAGGGAAACCTACTGACTGCCAGCCTCAaacttcag gaaagacttcaacCAAGTATTCATCTAGACACAGGAGAGGGAAATCAGAAACTCCGAGAGTTCAGTACATTAATACAAAAGAA AGTTACTATAGGAACTTGGAATGTTGCTGGAAGACTTCCAGATGAGGATCTTGAAATTGATGAGTGGCTTTGTATGAATGAACCAGCTGATATATATATCCTTGG CTTCCAAGAGGTGGTTCCTCTAAGTGCTGGAAATGTACTGGGGGCAGAAAATAGAAGGCCAATTCCAAAATGGGAGACGATCATACGCAGAGCGTTAAACAGAACGACAGTGGAACCTGAGGCTAAACTAAAGAGTTACAGTGCTCCACCGTCTCCGGTGTTAAGGACTTCTCCTGCAGCCGATATAATTGCTGATGTGGCAACTACTACTACTGCACTAGATATAATGGCAGAGGCGTCGATGGACACCACGTGCTTCAGTAAAGATAACATGATCAACCTGAGGAAGAACTTGCAATTAAAGAGAATATATGGCATTGATTGTGATAGTCGATTGGATTGGCCTGAACGTTCACTCGATGCAACGCCTCAGGTCCTTTCTTCAACTTTTAAGTTGAGGAGAGTATCAAGCAGCTGTGCTCTTGCTTTTAGCAATCATGATGTTGGATTAGATGGTAGCAAGTTAAAAAGAGGGCACCAAAGCTCCGGAGACTTAGGATTGTTATGGACAAATCAACAAGAGGAACCTGAAGTTCTTGATGCTCTTTCTGATGGCTCTGATCAATTTTCTGACGAGGAAAATGATCTCTTCGAGGAATTCACAGAGTTCGAAGATGAAAGTTCACTTCTAAAACATGCTGTGAATTCACATCCGAGGTATATTCGTATTGTCAGCAAGCAGATGGTTGGGATATATGTATCAATTTGGGTCCGTAGGAGGTTGAGAAGGCACATAAACAACTTGCAAGTCTCCCCCGTCGGAGTTGGTCTTATGGGATACATGGGAAACAAG GGATCTGTTTCTGTGAGCATGTCTATTTTCCAGTCAAGGCTATGCTTTGTTTGTTCACATTTAACTTCTGGTCAAAAGGACGGGGCGGATCAAAGGCGTAACTCTGATGTGTACGAAATTATGAGGCGCACACATTTCTCATCTGTATTCGATACTGATGCAGATCAACCACAAACAATTCCATCTCATGA TCAGATATTCTGGTTCGGGGATTTGAATTATCGAATCAATATGTTGGATGCTGAGGTGCGGAAGCTAGTTGCCAAAAAACAATGGGATGAACTTCTCAACAACGACGAG CTAATCAAAGAACTTCGAAGTGGCCATGTCTTTGCCGGTTGGAAGGAAGGGGTGATTAACTTTGCACCAACATACAAATATGAAATCAACACGGATAGATATGTCGGAGAGACTCCAAGAGAAGGGGAGAAGAAGAGATCTCCGGCTTG GTGTGACCGTATACTGTGGTTAGGGAAAGGTATTCAACAGCTCTTTTACAAGCGAGCCGAGTTAAGACTCTCTGATCACAAGCCTGTAAGTTCAATCTTCTCGATAGAAGTTGAAATATTTGATCACAGAAAGCTCCAGAGAGTCCTCAATGTTAACACTACCGCTGTAAATCCGGAGATCCTGCTAGATATTGAAGA TTAG
- the LOC129888754 gene encoding protein NRT1/ PTR FAMILY 7.3-like: MSMACLELSKEVKLKGEDIECTKDGSVDLKGNPAIRETSGKWVAGVMILLNQALATLAFFGVGVNLVLFLTRVLKENNADAANSVSKWTGTVYICSLVGAFLSDSYWGRFKTCAIFQVIYVTGLSLLALASQLYLLKPKGCGNRTTVCGEHSTMEVGLFYVSVYMIALGYGGYQPNIATFGADQFDEQHPRECSSKVAFFSYFYLFMNLGSLFSNTILDYFEDEGMWALGFWASAASAFAALMLFLGGTPRYRHFKSSGNPLSRFGQVLVAATKKGKVETPENEDDFYQGEDEDDTTGGRKMLHTHGFKFLDRAAVVTSKELDSQKQGVHNPWRLCPISQVEEVKCILRLLPIWLCTIIYSVVFTQMASLFVEQGDAMKTTIANFRIPAASMSTFDILSVAGVIFLNRRVLNPLVRRFKKCKDDDAGLTELQRMGIGLVIAVMAMLSSGIVECYRLKYASNDCKHCEGSSSLNIFWQVPQYAFIGASEVFMYVAQLEFFNAQAPDGLKSFGSALCMTSISLGNYVSSFLVSIVMKISATDSMPGWIPGNLNKGHLDRFYFLLAGLTLIDLAAYIACAKWYKNIKHSEKIQENEEEDKCEV; encoded by the exons TGAATCAAGCTTTAGCAACTCTGgcattttttggagttggaGTGAATTTGGTGTTGTTCCTCACAAGGGTGCTAAAAGAAAACAATGCTGATGCTGCTAATAGTGTGAGCAAATGGACAGGCACAGTCTATATTTGCTCCCTTGTTGGTGCTTTTCTGAGTGACTCTTATTGGGGAAGGTTCAAAACTTGTGCCATTTTCCAAGTCATCTATGTAACT GGCTTGTCATTACTAGCACTAGCATCACAACTTTACTTGCTCAAACCTAAAGGTTGTGGGAATCGAACGACTGTATGTGGAGAACATTCAACCATGGAGGTTGGTCTATTCTACGTCTCAGTTTACATGATTGCCCTAGGATATGGTGGTTATCAGCCAAATATTGCTACCTTTGGGGCTGATCAGTTTGACGAGCAGCATCCGAGGGAGTGTTCATCTAAAGTAGCCTTTTTCAGCTACTTCTATCTGTTCATGAACCTTGGATCACTCTTCTCCAACACCATTCTAGACTACTTTGAGGATGAAGGAATGTGGGCTCTTGGTTTTTGGGCATCTGCAGCGTCTGCCTTTGCAGCATTGATGCTCTTTCTTGGAGGCACTCCTAGGTACAGACACTTCAAGTCTAGTGGCAATCCTCTTTCCAGGTTTGGTCAAGTTTTAGTTGCAGCAACAAAGAAAGGTAAAGTGGAGACACCGGAAAATGAAGACGACTTCTACCAGGGGGAAGATGAAGATGACACAACTGGTGGTAGAAAAATGCTGCACACCCATGGTTTCAA ATTCTTAGACAGAGCAGCTGTGGTGACATCAAAGGAACTCGACAGCCAGAAGCAGGGTGTTCACAACCCGTGGCGTCTCTGCCCTATATCACAAGTTGAGGAAGTTAAATGCATTTTAAGGCTTCTGCCAATTTGGCTATGTACCATTATCTACTCTGTAGTTTTCACGCAAATGGCATCACTCTTTGTCGAGCAAGGTGATGCCATGAAAACAACAATAGCAAACTTCAGAATTCCAGCAGCAAGCATGTCTACCTTTGACATCCTTAGTGTAGCAGGCGTCATATTTCTCAATCGCAGAGTTCTTAATCCACTAGTCAGAAGGTTTAAGAAGTGCAAGGATGATGATGCCGGGCTAACTGAACTTCAACGGATGGGTATTGGACTAGTCATAGCAGTGATGGCTATGCTTTCATCGGGAATTGTGGAGTGCTACAGGCTTAAGTATGCTAGTAATGACTGCAAACACTGTGAAGGCTCAAGCTCTCTTAACATCTTCTGGCAAGTCCCACAATATGCTTTTATAGGAGCTTCAGAAGTATTCATGTATGTAGCTCAACTAGAATTCTTCAATGCGCAAGCACCTGATGGACTTAAAAGCTTTGGAAGTGCACTATGCATGACATCGATATCTTTAGGGAACTACGTGAGTAGCTTTCTTGTGAGCATAGTGATGAAAATATCAGCAACTGATAGCATGCCTGGATGGATACCAGGAAACCTTAACAAAGGCCATTTAGACAGATTCTATTTTCTATTAGCTGGTTTGACACTAATAGATTTGGCTGCATACATTGCATGTGCTAAGTGGTACAAGAATATTAAGCATAGCGAAAAGATTCAGGAAAACGAGGAAGAGGACAAGTGTGAGGTCTAA